The genomic DNA TGTGCTGCGCCTCTCGGGGCATCCTGCCGTCCAGGAGAGGGCCGCCGCCGACCGCACCCTCTTGGAAGGCGCCCGGCTTTCCGAGTCCGCAGCCGGTACGAACGGCGTGGGCACTTGTCTCTTCTTGGGACAAACGGTGCAGGTGTGTTCCGCCGAGCACTTCTGCGAAGCCCTCCAGCCCTGGACCTGCGCCGCTTCGCCCATCCGAGACCCCTTTTCCGACGAAGTGCTCGGGGTGATCGATCTCTCGTTCCCCTCCAACCCGGAGACGGAGGCCCTTGCCATCGCCGACTCCTTCGCCGCCCGCATCAGCGGGGAGGTTCGGCTCCAGGTGGCCCTGGAGCGCCTCCAGTTGATCAACCGCCACTCCGAGTACGCAGCCCGCTATCCCTCGGACGAGGTCCTCGCCTACGATCGCCTGGGCCACTTGATTCGTTCCTCGCACGGAGCCGGCGGCGAGACCGGGCACGGGTCGAGTGACGAGACTTCGTCACCGCGGCACGTCCACGTGATCGCGGGGCGCGACGGGGGAGAGCCGATCGGCACCCTCGTGGTGGTGCGCGGACGGTTCCCCTCGCGGGTCCTGGCCCCCGCCGCAGGGTTCTGACTTCCGACGCTCCCCTCCCGAGGGCCGCAATACCCCTACCTCCAGGCTTCCTCCGGGTGCCGGGACCCGGCGCCGGCCCGCCGTCCCAGGAGAGTCTCGACCTGCTCCGCGATCGAGCCGAGCGCCTCG from Thermodesulfobacteriota bacterium includes the following:
- a CDS encoding GAF domain-containing protein, producing the protein MRFIGNAYNRRSGDSGQVYRLWERFHSAEIYEDLLDEPHANTLVDSWKRSRSLGVDPRRRVLPVLSDAERQDVLHENRLLLSNARPVFEGARQFLSGFPGLLILADGEGNVLRLSGHPAVQERAAADRTLLEGARLSESAAGTNGVGTCLFLGQTVQVCSAEHFCEALQPWTCAASPIRDPFSDEVLGVIDLSFPSNPETEALAIADSFAARISGEVRLQVALERLQLINRHSEYAARYPSDEVLAYDRLGHLIRSSHGAGGETGHGSSDETSSPRHVHVIAGRDGGEPIGTLVVVRGRFPSRVLAPAAGF